One window of the Luteolibacter sp. Y139 genome contains the following:
- a CDS encoding PEP-CTERM sorting domain-containing protein yields the protein MRLHPAVQAAAAFLLFAVAQATAVTINWGSPVLSSTVNSQGQEIDSSYHVELGAFANGFVPTEQNMSEWASNWRTFSVATYVAEFGSFTGTADLVAGGASSDPMASLGMNFSDVEAYVWIFNSATMSANTEWFLGRSDSWVMPTAPLETDCCDDRLPTQWSISDLRPGDTPVYGGQGQVAGAGSASNPGNYDIQTYTVPETSSLLLASVGLLFTFWRRRPVS from the coding sequence ATGAGACTTCATCCAGCAGTGCAAGCGGCGGCAGCGTTCCTGCTTTTCGCCGTCGCGCAGGCCACGGCCGTGACCATCAATTGGGGAAGCCCGGTGCTTTCCTCGACGGTCAATAGCCAAGGCCAGGAAATCGACTCCAGCTATCATGTGGAACTCGGTGCCTTCGCCAATGGCTTCGTCCCCACCGAGCAAAACATGAGCGAGTGGGCCTCGAACTGGCGTACCTTCAGCGTGGCCACCTATGTCGCCGAGTTCGGCAGCTTCACCGGCACGGCGGACTTGGTGGCGGGCGGTGCCAGCAGCGATCCGATGGCGAGCCTGGGGATGAATTTCTCCGACGTGGAGGCCTACGTGTGGATCTTCAATTCAGCGACGATGTCGGCGAACACGGAGTGGTTCCTGGGCCGCAGCGATAGCTGGGTGATGCCGACCGCTCCTCTCGAGACCGATTGCTGCGACGACCGGCTGCCGACGCAGTGGTCGATCTCAGACCTGAGGCCGGGGGATACTCCTGTCTATGGAGGCCAGGGCCAGGTCGCCGGCGCAGGCTCCGCGTCAAATCCGGGGAACTACGACATCCAGACCTACACGGTGCCGGAGACTTCCTCCTTGCTACTTGCGTCGGTGGGTCTGCTCTTCACTTTCTGGCGCCGCCGCCCGGTCTCCTGA
- a CDS encoding RICIN domain-containing protein produces the protein MKHAFKEAHGGAMAGPANELMPRSRKSGTARAFLTALAIGACGSLVSPASAIGAGDADTMFNGFNSAFLVNGNYYKTKINGSTFDEGWTGAIDIMIAQDAFERTGSITHKNLVNALCTTFLQKFPPGYEWDGWNDDIGWISIMLARGYLITGNADLLYNARVPCFDMAWARGWDTQYNGGGIWEQQPNMTPSGQTIDKQALSNNTMGKAACLIYMGNHDQWYLDRATQIYAWVRSHLYNTSNGQVYNGVDRNGNVNTSRNVYNQGTFADYANYLYQITGNVMYYDDAKRALDYVKGASWYNNGIMTGGGTNTWSDEYARALGHFCRDNRQWGTYHSWALANANAAWSKRRTDYNITWSDFTQQTPNDNNIITNRFCDAAAWLQFTPVSIPSNIWGRHTIVGMNNMAIDTTGLTANNSVVKLWGLGPSQNQIWNFSQNADNSWNIVSQASWKSMDVPGGSTANGTNIIQWTPNRGGNQRWWVDLQSDGTYKIWNQQTGASLDSSSTTTNGTSLIQWGWSGGPQQRWKLQ, from the coding sequence ATGAAACACGCATTCAAAGAAGCGCATGGCGGAGCCATGGCCGGTCCTGCGAACGAACTCATGCCACGCTCCCGGAAAAGCGGAACCGCGCGAGCCTTTCTGACCGCCCTCGCCATCGGCGCCTGCGGCAGCCTTGTCAGCCCGGCTTCCGCCATCGGAGCCGGTGATGCCGACACCATGTTCAATGGCTTTAACAGTGCCTTCCTCGTGAACGGCAACTACTACAAGACCAAGATCAACGGCAGCACCTTCGACGAAGGCTGGACCGGAGCCATCGACATCATGATCGCGCAGGACGCCTTTGAGCGCACCGGCAGCATCACTCACAAGAACCTCGTCAACGCCCTCTGCACCACCTTCCTGCAGAAGTTCCCGCCAGGCTACGAGTGGGACGGCTGGAACGACGACATCGGATGGATTTCCATCATGCTGGCCCGCGGCTATCTCATCACTGGCAATGCCGACCTGCTCTACAATGCCCGCGTCCCCTGCTTCGACATGGCCTGGGCCCGCGGCTGGGATACCCAGTACAATGGCGGCGGCATCTGGGAGCAGCAGCCGAACATGACGCCGTCAGGCCAGACCATCGACAAGCAGGCGCTCTCTAACAACACCATGGGCAAGGCGGCCTGCCTGATCTACATGGGCAATCACGACCAGTGGTACCTCGACCGGGCAACCCAGATCTATGCTTGGGTTCGTTCCCACCTCTATAACACCTCGAACGGTCAGGTTTACAACGGTGTCGACCGCAATGGCAACGTCAACACCAGCCGGAACGTCTACAACCAGGGCACCTTCGCCGACTACGCGAACTACCTCTACCAGATCACTGGCAACGTGATGTACTACGACGACGCCAAAAGGGCGCTCGACTACGTCAAGGGAGCCTCGTGGTACAACAACGGCATCATGACCGGTGGAGGCACCAATACCTGGTCGGACGAGTATGCGCGTGCCCTCGGACACTTCTGCCGGGATAACCGCCAGTGGGGCACCTATCACAGCTGGGCCCTCGCCAATGCCAACGCTGCCTGGAGCAAACGCCGCACCGACTACAACATCACCTGGAGCGACTTCACCCAGCAGACGCCGAACGACAACAACATCATCACGAACCGCTTCTGCGATGCCGCGGCGTGGCTGCAATTCACACCCGTCAGCATTCCCAGCAACATCTGGGGCCGTCACACCATCGTGGGCATGAACAACATGGCCATCGATACCACCGGCCTGACCGCCAACAACAGCGTCGTCAAACTCTGGGGACTCGGCCCCAGCCAGAACCAAATCTGGAACTTCAGCCAGAACGCGGACAACTCCTGGAACATCGTCAGCCAGGCCAGTTGGAAATCCATGGACGTCCCCGGTGGATCGACCGCCAACGGCACGAACATCATCCAGTGGACCCCGAACCGCGGCGGCAACCAGCGCTGGTGGGTGGACCTCCAATCGGATGGCACCTACAAGATCTGGAACCAGCAAACCGGCGCATCGCTGGATAGCTCCAGCACCACCACCAATGGCACCTCACTGATCCAGTGGGGCTGGAGCGGTGGTCCCCAGCAGCGCTGGAAACTCCAGTAA